One Thermoanaerobacter pseudethanolicus ATCC 33223 genomic window, CTTTATCTTGTCTACTATCTCTTTCATAGAATCGGGAATAGATAATATTTTTTCTTCCCCTCTCTCCTTCAATTGAGCCCAAAACTCCTCAATAAGAGCATACTCTGGTTTTTGAGTTTTATCATTAAATTTTAACACAGCCCCCTCTGGTAAAAACTGACCAGCAAGCCTTATTACACTCCAATAATACTTTCCTTCCACCTTAATAAGCTTTATTATAATGGGAGAAGTTCTTCTTTGGAATTTTTCTTTTGACTTCTTCTCAATTTTTACACCAATAACTGTTCCACCACTGCGATGCCTTACAGGAAGACCAAAAACAGCGCTTTCAAATACTTGTCCCTCAGTCCTTACCCTGAAATTTTTAAATATAGTCCCAATATCATTAACTGCATCTTTCCATGAAGTAAAGCCAATGTTACTTATTATAAGCCGCGAGATACTTAGATTGCTATACTCTGAAGCAAAATAGGTCTTGTCTGAACCATTGATAATCTTTTTCGCTATCTCAAAATTTTTTACCAACCATTCTGCCACTTCATCAGAATCTTTCCCTTTAGGAATAAAATCAATAGAAACGTGCTCGTCCACCTCTGTTACTATGATATTGCCTCCTCCTCTTCTATTTCGTGTTCCAAAACCTCCGAAATATATGGCAAACCATAGTGAAGCCAAAGCATAATTTAAATACTTTTCCTCAAAGGTACTAATCTCAATATAAAAAGTAGAGCCTTCTTTTATGTATCCTCTCTCCTTATTTGGCAATATAGTAGAATATAAAAGATATTTTATACCTGCTTCTTTCACTCGTAAAGCCTTTTCCCAAAAAAATTTGTCACAGAAAACTTTTACTGTTGCCTTGCTCTTTCCCTCTCCTTCTCCTGTCCCACCAAAAATTCCATTTTCTTCTTTTTTAAGTTTAGCAATATCATCCTCTGCCTTTACTGCTCTCCACCAAAAGCGCATCATCCCTTTAAACTCAGAAGGCCTTAATTCCGGTGTCCTTCCATCTGCTCCCGCCATAAACAAAGGCGTTATTACTTCACATTTTAATCTTGCCTTATACACCTCTATCCCCTTCTTTCTTACTACTAATATTTTATACTATTTTGTCAAAAAAGGAAAGATTTTATATAACTACTTAAGTTTCCAAATCAATTACATGAACACTTCCACTTTCAACTTCAATAAACCCTACTGAATTAATCTTATCTTCCCTTTTGCTAAGAGATGTAGAACCCGGATTAATCACCACACAATTTTCAATCTTCTTTATTAAAGGAATATGCGTATGTCCCGTTATAAAATAGTCCAATTTATACCTCTTAATTAACCTATGTATATCTTCATCAGAAATATTATGGCCATGTTGAATCATAAATCTCTTCCCCTCCATGAAAGCAAAGACATAGGGTGTTTGTATAGGTACATCAAGCATCATTTTGTCAACATAAGCCTTCTTTTTCTGTTTTTCCATTCACTTTCCATCTCTTGTATATGCCCACTATCTGGAAGCATATACCTGCATAAATCCACGGTAGCTTTTGTAGCATAAATCAACCAGAAACTTAGTCTTTTCCGTTTCAACTAAATAGCATAAGCCTGTAACCTCTTTAGCAGCTCCCAAAAAACTTATTTTCACAATAACGTCTCCTTTCATATTAGGAATAATAATTTTCTTCGATCCATTTATTTATATAATGTATATATTTAACAAAATCATCCAAATGGTTCTTTAATATGTCAACAATCACCTTCTCATCAATTTTCATATAATCATGTACAAGTATATTTCTAAAAGAAACTATGTTAGAAATATTTTTGGCAAAATCTTCCGGCAAAATGTTTGATTTACCGAATAATAAAACCGTTTCTCTATAGGTATCGGGTTTTTCTAAACCAAGAGAAGAAATAATTATATTTGCTATATCAATAACACATTCTAGAGATATTTGAATTCCTTAATTTTACCACTCCCCCTTACCTTCTTCAATCAATTTTATATCATTTATAATATCATCTATTATAAGCTCCTGATACCCTGCTTTTTTTATTATTTTCATCTCTTTTGCCACATCAAAAAGTAAAGGTGATTCAATCTTATTTAGCTTACTAAGCCTTACATCATTTATGACTTCATTTGAAAGAGATTTTAAATAATCTTCTACACCGTACCTTAAAAAGTGAAACTTGTCTTTATACCTTTTGTACAATCTATCTGCTATCATAAGCCCCTCTGGGTCAAAATCTCCTGAGTAATATATCTCTGTCCCTTCTTTATAAAGCATGTCCAAGAGCAGGAGAGAAGAAAGTTTTGGCTGGCCATATGTGCATACAAGAGGAAATACTTTGCTTGTGGCATCTATTAAAGATGTAAAAACTGAAGGATTCTCTACAACATACACTTTCTTAGAAGGGCTTATGACCCTCTCAATTTTACTCAAATTTAAAAGAGGAACTTGCAAGACTTGATTGCTTTCATAAGCAGCCTTAAATACTTGATTTTCCGTATCGCCCTCATATGCCAAAAGTCCTGAGAGTGTGACATAATTGGATATTTCATCTATCAAAATGCCAACGTTGTAATAAAGTTCTGATATTTCTTCACTTCCTTTTACTTCATTCAGCCCCATTAAAGTGCATAAAGCGTTTATAAACATACTTCCAGCTTCTGTATTTGAATCAAAATAGTGAGGATTACGTGCAATCTGGGAAGAAAACACCGGCAGTCTTTTCTTTTCCCCTTTATAAACAGGCAAATTATTTATAGCATCACATACATACATTATATCTTTTTTTAGCCCATTTCTATCATTTAAATACCTCTGATTTACTGTCCTTACCCCTACAGCGGTTCCCTCATACAAACTTTTTAGCCAATCAATGCACTTACATTCCTGGTATTTAGAGAAGAGCTCTTTAAAGAACTCTTCTCTTTCTTTTGCCAATATTTCCATATCCTCTTTTTTGCTGGTGAGTTTTTCGCCAAAATAGTATTCCAGTATGTCTTTTAGCGTATACTCCTCAAATCGCGTATTTTTTAGCGACTCTTCAAACTTTGCCACATCAATGGATGCAGATTTTTTTGTCCTATAGTCTTTTTTAAAATGGTTTGTAAGTACTTCTTTTTCATCTTCCGTAAGATTATCAAGCTTTACAACGCCTCCAAGACGTCCTAAACTTCTGTACTTTTCCCTTATACCTTTAAAAATCCTCTTGTATCCCTTTTTTTCTTTAAAATATTTAAGTTCTTCTTTATTCATTTACAGCACCCACCTCAAGAGCGGCAACCTCCTCTTTTTCAGGAAGTATAAGATGCTTTACCTTTCCATCCCACAAATACTTCATGACCAATACAGCCTTTGCATTTTTTGGCCTTATAAGTTCATAAATTGAAAGCTTGGGGACAGTGTCATAATCTCCCCACAAAACCTGCGAATTCATTATATAATTAAATCTTAGATCTTCAATCAGTTTAAACATATCCCTTATGTTTGTGTCATCAACCCCTGCAAATGCTTCATCTAGAGATATTATGCGAGGTGCAGTCGGGGGTGCTCCCTCATACCTTGAGTAAACCGCGGAAAACAAAGGTATATACATGGCCATCGCCTTTTCTCCACCGCTCAACTTATTAAAGGCATTATCAGTAAGCTCCTTGCGACTTTCCCCTTCTTTTCTGTAGTAAAGCTTAAACTCAAACCAATCTCTGTAATCTAATATTTCTTTCATAATCTTGTGAAAAGTTTCTGTATTGTTTTTTTCCTCCATTGCCCTCCTGGCTCTTTCTACTTTTGACCTAAAATGATTTACAACTTTATCGAAGACTTCCTTTTTCAGCATATCAGCATCAGATTTTAAAATATCTACAAGTTCCTTTGTATCAAGTTCTTCTTCATTGGAAGCAGGAATGCTTCTCCACTCAATAGAGAACTTAAGTCCGCTGGAAGTATCCCTTTCAGACATGAGTTTGTTCATTTTCTTTACCCATTCTTCTGCTTTAAAAATCTTTGCCCTTATCTTAATTCCCACATTGTGCATTATAATCTCTTCAAAAAGAATCTTATCCGTCTCTCTTAAAAGGCTTTCATTCGCCATTATATCCTCTTCAATATTAGAATAAAGCGTATATAATGAAACAACTTTACCATTTATATTTGCCGTAATATTAAGTCTTCTCTGCTTACTCTTTGCTTCTTTTATTCTTTCATTGTCTCCCTCACAAGCTTCGTCAAAGATATTGCCAATTGAAAGTCCATATTCTAAAAGTTCGTTGCGAGTTTCAAAATACACATTTTGAAGTCTCTCTGTAAACTTTTCTCTGTCAAAGCCCGCTTTGTCAAAAAAGCCTTTGTATTCAGAAAGAATGCTTTTACTTAATTTTAACATATCCTCCATTTCAACGTCTTGCTTGACAAAGCCAAGTGCTAATTCCTTTTTTAAACCCTCTTCAACAATATTGTAAATTTCCTCTTTAAGATGAATCTCTTCTTCAATGTTTAAAAGGTCTTTTAAGCTTCTCTGTAGCCGCTCCTCAAGTTTTGCTTTTTCGGCTGATTTATTTGTAATCTCTTTAGGTATTTCCTCCAGCCTTTTTAGGCAAAACTCTAGTTCTTTCTCAATTTCTTCAAGTCCAAGTTCTTTTAATGTCTCTTTTAGCATCTCAATTTTCTTAACAGAACTCTGTATTTTGTTTTCCAGTACGTCTATTTCGTACTTTAAGTTATCAATATCGTATTCTAAATCTTGTTTTTGCTGCAATAACATTTCTTCGTTTGAAATGTGCAAAACATATTTGTTGTATAGTATTTCTACTTCATTAAGCCCTGAAGCGTATTCTTCCGCATATTCATACGCAGAAGAATAGGTATCAATATCTGGATGTATGTTTATGCCAGATGTCAATTCTCTTACAACAGCTTTCTTTTTCTGAAGGTCCTCAAAACAGTTTTTAACTGTAAAAAGCTGTTCATCCAGTTTATGAGAGGTGTATTCGTAATCAGCCTTTGCCGTTTTTAAATATCTATATGCTTCTTCAATATCTTCTTTCCCGGGAAATGCCGAATATTCGTAATCCAGCCTCTGTATCCTTGATTTTTTTGCATTTATTTCCTCATCGATTGCAGATATTTCAGCTTTTATAGCCTGTATTTCTTCTTGTATAGATTTAATAAGCTCTTCTCTGTAGCGCTTTCTAGACTCACTCCCGATGTACTTTGATTTAACTTTATCCCGCGCTTTCCCTTTTATTACTCCTATTCCATATGTGCCATTTGAATCAATATAGGTTGTCCCGCTTTCTTCGGATACAAATATATTGCTTAAAGCATCCGAAATATCTTCTGGTGAAACTCCTTCTTCATTGTCAACTACTTTAAAATATTGAGATACATTTAACATCATATTAAAGCTTCCAGGCATAACATATTTATCCGCCATATTGCTGTCCATTTGAAGAGCTTTTTCAAAATATTCTTTGGGAACGATAAGAGCATCCAAAAGCCCCATGTCTTCTATCGCAGCTTCTATATTGCCTCTTGTCTCTTCATCCACATCCTCTTTAAAATCAATCGCCATGTAAAGAGGAATGTAAGGAATTCCAGCTTCTTTAAGCCTTTTTCTGTTGTTTATGACTTGTTCATCTCTTTCAGGCTCAGGGTCTTTTTTGTTTTTCCATTCCTCCAATAACTTTTCTTTCTCATGAAGCTGATTTTCTTTTACCTCTCTTTGATTTTGTAATCTTAAAATTTCTTGCTGAATTCCATTTAGTATTTCCTCATAGGGTTTTCTCACAAAAGCCAAAATATCGTCAAATCCTTTATCCTCTCCATACGCCAGTATGACACGGCTTAAGCCTTCCAGTTGGCTACTTAAAAGCTTAAGTTCTGCATTGCCCTGCGACCAACTATAAACTCTTTCAACGTATTCTCTTTTTTGTTCGTCAAAAAGCCTTTCTGCCTCATTAAGCTTTTTAGCCCTGTCTTCTCTTTCTTTTTTAAGCCTTTCCTGCTCTTTAAGTGCGGCATCATACCTCTTATTTGCTTCTATTTCTTCTCTCAATGCACTCATTGCACGCTTTATTTTATCTTTATGCTTTTTTAATTCATTTTTCCAATAAGTAAAATCAAATTCTTTTCCATACACTTTTTTAAGTTCACTCACAGAAAACTCATGTTCCATGAAATCTATATCCTGTGCAATTGAAGATATATCCTCTAATTTATCCTGTAGTTCTTTATCCAGTTTGTATTTTTGTTCCTCAATGTTTTTTATCTTTCTTTCTAAACCATAATATTTATCTTGTTTATTACGGAGTTCTCCTTCTTTTTTAGACTTATCCTCCAAATACTGCTTATATCGATCCTCTTCTTCTAATAACTCCTTTTGGGTTCTTTTAGCATCACCACTTGAAAGCTGTTCTTCCTTTTTCTTTAAGGCTTCTCTTTCACTTTCAAGAGAAATGATGTCATTTCCTAAGTTTGCTATTGTACTTCTGTAATTTTCAATATCTTTAGTTAAATTATCGTATTCTTTTTTTGATGCGTATAAATCGCTGTATGCCTTTACTAAATCCCCAGCCTTTTCATAAAGAATGTATCTGTTATAGTTGTCGTACTCATTTTTAAGCTTTTTTACTGCAGCCATATTCCTGTAAAGAACATCAAGGTGCATCTTAATCTGGTCCATATTTTCTATGGTTTCTGAAAGAGGCCTCAAATCATCATCTGTGAGTGAAGGCAGTGAAGCCTTCATAATTTCATATATCACAGTAGGCCTGAAGTCTTTGGAAAGCTTTGGACTTCTAAGCTGTATCAGCAGTTTTATGAGCTCGTCGTATTCCTCGATAGAACTAAAGCCAAAAATGTATTTATTGACCATTTCCATGTACTCTTTTTGGCTTTCAACTACTTCTCCGCCTTCACCTATTCTATTCTTAAGTTCTTTTTTGGTAAGTGGGACTTTTGCTCTTTTGCCGTCATCGCCTATTTCCATTTTGTATAAAAAGAAGTCGAT contains:
- the cmr1 gene encoding type III-B CRISPR module RAMP protein Cmr1 gives rise to the protein MYKARLKCEVITPLFMAGADGRTPELRPSEFKGMMRFWWRAVKAEDDIAKLKKEENGIFGGTGEGEGKSKATVKVFCDKFFWEKALRVKEAGIKYLLYSTILPNKERGYIKEGSTFYIEISTFEEKYLNYALASLWFAIYFGGFGTRNRRGGGNIIVTEVDEHVSIDFIPKGKDSDEVAEWLVKNFEIAKKIINGSDKTYFASEYSNLSISRLIISNIGFTSWKDAVNDIGTIFKNFRVRTEGQVFESAVFGLPVRHRSGGTVIGVKIEKKSKEKFQRRTSPIIIKLIKVEGKYYWSVIRLAGQFLPEGAVLKFNDKTQKPEYALIEEFWAQLKERGEEKILSIPDSMKEIVDKIKENIDPEKIYLYGSRARGDFNKKSDIDIAVESDKSVEAMDMIGPFDIVNLKKVNKEFREKIYREGVLLYERKG
- a CDS encoding TIGR02679 family protein, whose protein sequence is MNKEELKYFKEKKGYKRIFKGIREKYRSLGRLGGVVKLDNLTEDEKEVLTNHFKKDYRTKKSASIDVAKFEESLKNTRFEEYTLKDILEYYFGEKLTSKKEDMEILAKEREEFFKELFSKYQECKCIDWLKSLYEGTAVGVRTVNQRYLNDRNGLKKDIMYVCDAINNLPVYKGEKKRLPVFSSQIARNPHYFDSNTEAGSMFINALCTLMGLNEVKGSEEISELYYNVGILIDEISNYVTLSGLLAYEGDTENQVFKAAYESNQVLQVPLLNLSKIERVISPSKKVYVVENPSVFTSLIDATSKVFPLVCTYGQPKLSSLLLLDMLYKEGTEIYYSGDFDPEGLMIADRLYKRYKDKFHFLRYGVEDYLKSLSNEVINDVRLSKLNKIESPLLFDVAKEMKIIKKAGYQELIIDDIINDIKLIEEGKGEW
- the hepT gene encoding type VII toxin-antitoxin system HepT family RNase toxin; the protein is MQISLECVIDIANIIISSLGLEKPDTYRETVLLFGKSNILPEDFAKNISNIVSFRNILVHDYMKIDEKVIVDILKNHLDDFVKYIHYINKWIEENYYS
- a CDS encoding TIGR02680 family protein encodes the protein MSEKLAERWMINRIGLLNFWYYDDEIFEFADGRLLLRGANGSGKSVTMQSFIPLVLDGNKSPERLDPFGSKARKLEDYLLGEEEVSGLDERTGYLFMEFKKEKKDSYITIGIGLKAKRHQNMDFWGFVILDGRRIGIDFFLYKMEIGDDGKRAKVPLTKKELKNRIGEGGEVVESQKEYMEMVNKYIFGFSSIEEYDELIKLLIQLRSPKLSKDFRPTVIYEIMKASLPSLTDDDLRPLSETIENMDQIKMHLDVLYRNMAAVKKLKNEYDNYNRYILYEKAGDLVKAYSDLYASKKEYDNLTKDIENYRSTIANLGNDIISLESEREALKKKEEQLSSGDAKRTQKELLEEEDRYKQYLEDKSKKEGELRNKQDKYYGLERKIKNIEEQKYKLDKELQDKLEDISSIAQDIDFMEHEFSVSELKKVYGKEFDFTYWKNELKKHKDKIKRAMSALREEIEANKRYDAALKEQERLKKEREDRAKKLNEAERLFDEQKREYVERVYSWSQGNAELKLLSSQLEGLSRVILAYGEDKGFDDILAFVRKPYEEILNGIQQEILRLQNQREVKENQLHEKEKLLEEWKNKKDPEPERDEQVINNRKRLKEAGIPYIPLYMAIDFKEDVDEETRGNIEAAIEDMGLLDALIVPKEYFEKALQMDSNMADKYVMPGSFNMMLNVSQYFKVVDNEEGVSPEDISDALSNIFVSEESGTTYIDSNGTYGIGVIKGKARDKVKSKYIGSESRKRYREELIKSIQEEIQAIKAEISAIDEEINAKKSRIQRLDYEYSAFPGKEDIEEAYRYLKTAKADYEYTSHKLDEQLFTVKNCFEDLQKKKAVVRELTSGINIHPDIDTYSSAYEYAEEYASGLNEVEILYNKYVLHISNEEMLLQQKQDLEYDIDNLKYEIDVLENKIQSSVKKIEMLKETLKELGLEEIEKELEFCLKRLEEIPKEITNKSAEKAKLEERLQRSLKDLLNIEEEIHLKEEIYNIVEEGLKKELALGFVKQDVEMEDMLKLSKSILSEYKGFFDKAGFDREKFTERLQNVYFETRNELLEYGLSIGNIFDEACEGDNERIKEAKSKQRRLNITANINGKVVSLYTLYSNIEEDIMANESLLRETDKILFEEIIMHNVGIKIRAKIFKAEEWVKKMNKLMSERDTSSGLKFSIEWRSIPASNEEELDTKELVDILKSDADMLKKEVFDKVVNHFRSKVERARRAMEEKNNTETFHKIMKEILDYRDWFEFKLYYRKEGESRKELTDNAFNKLSGGEKAMAMYIPLFSAVYSRYEGAPPTAPRIISLDEAFAGVDDTNIRDMFKLIEDLRFNYIMNSQVLWGDYDTVPKLSIYELIRPKNAKAVLVMKYLWDGKVKHLILPEKEEVAALEVGAVNE